A window of Microbacterium luteolum contains these coding sequences:
- a CDS encoding MFS transporter produces the protein MSVNKTTTTQETEPRTSGLKRIVAASMVGTVVEWYEFFLYATAASLVFGTFFFPDAGTELDGIIAAFLTYAVGFVARPLGGIVFGQIGDRLGRKHTLQITIILVGVATFLMGCLPGFDTIGYWAPAMLVALRFIQGFAVGGEWGGAVLLVAEHSPDKSRGFWSSWPQAAVPVGNLLATLVLLGMSWLLPSDQFLGWGWRVAFWLSAIVVIIGYYIRTHVSEAPIFLEARAQVEADKAAGYGVLEVVKKYPRGVFGAMGLRFAENILYYIIVSFTIVYLKTVHQYDTSQLLLALLIAHVIHFLVIPQVGRLSDAFGRRPVYLAGAVLGATWAFFAFPMFDTMNPFLIIAAVTIGLCFHALMYAGQPAIMAEMFPTRMRYSGVSLGYQVTSIVAGSLAPIIATALLQQYGSWMPVAVYVAVACAVTAFAVITMKETRGISLLAVDDADARTHGLARVAR, from the coding sequence ATGAGCGTCAACAAGACGACGACCACCCAGGAGACGGAGCCACGGACATCCGGGCTGAAGAGGATCGTGGCCGCCTCGATGGTGGGCACCGTCGTGGAGTGGTACGAGTTCTTCCTCTACGCCACCGCCGCCTCGCTGGTCTTCGGCACCTTCTTCTTCCCGGATGCCGGCACCGAGCTCGACGGCATCATCGCCGCCTTCCTGACCTACGCGGTGGGCTTCGTCGCCCGTCCGCTCGGCGGCATCGTGTTCGGTCAGATCGGCGACCGGCTGGGGCGCAAGCACACCCTGCAGATCACGATCATCCTGGTGGGCGTCGCCACGTTCCTGATGGGGTGCCTGCCGGGCTTCGACACCATCGGCTACTGGGCGCCCGCGATGCTCGTGGCGCTCCGCTTCATCCAGGGCTTCGCTGTGGGCGGTGAGTGGGGCGGTGCGGTGCTGCTCGTCGCCGAGCACAGCCCGGACAAGTCTCGGGGCTTCTGGTCGAGCTGGCCGCAGGCCGCCGTCCCCGTCGGCAACCTCCTGGCCACGCTCGTGCTCCTCGGGATGTCGTGGCTTCTGCCGTCCGATCAGTTCCTCGGCTGGGGCTGGCGCGTGGCCTTCTGGCTGTCAGCGATCGTCGTCATCATCGGCTACTACATCCGGACCCACGTCAGCGAGGCGCCGATCTTCCTCGAGGCCCGTGCACAGGTGGAGGCGGACAAGGCCGCCGGCTACGGCGTGCTGGAGGTCGTGAAGAAGTACCCGCGGGGCGTCTTCGGGGCGATGGGCCTGCGTTTCGCCGAGAACATCCTCTACTACATCATCGTGTCCTTCACGATCGTGTATCTGAAGACCGTGCACCAGTACGACACCAGCCAGCTGCTGCTGGCGCTCCTGATCGCCCACGTCATCCACTTCCTGGTGATCCCGCAGGTCGGTCGGCTCTCCGACGCCTTCGGCCGTCGCCCGGTGTACCTGGCCGGAGCCGTGCTCGGCGCCACCTGGGCGTTCTTCGCCTTCCCGATGTTCGACACCATGAACCCGTTCCTGATCATCGCCGCTGTCACCATCGGACTCTGCTTCCACGCCCTGATGTACGCCGGCCAGCCCGCGATCATGGCCGAGATGTTCCCGACGCGCATGCGCTACTCCGGTGTCTCCCTCGGCTACCAGGTCACCTCGATCGTCGCCGGATCCCTGGCGCCGATCATCGCGACCGCGCTGCTGCAGCAGTACGGGTCGTGGATGCCGGTGGCCGTCTACGTGGCCGTGGCCTGCGCTGTCACCGCCTTCGCGGTGATCACGATGAAGGAGACCCGCGGGATCTCCCTGCTCGCCGTCGACGACGCCGACGCACGCACGCACGGCCTGGCCAGGGTCGCCCGGTGA
- a CDS encoding LysR family transcriptional regulator gives MNASLGTAASPDDLLILLAVARTGRFTTAGESLGLNHTTVSRRIAALEVGLGGRALARTPGGWELTDLGRRAVRAAEDVETALASIHEDGEQADQIAGVVRISATDGFSAFIIAPALAQLHRRHPRLSVEIVNVTRRALQHRSGLDMEVVVGEPQVHRAEAILLGHYTLGMYAARSYLDEFGTPAGIAELSEHPLVYFVDSMLQVDVLDAPRRLVPGMRDSLSSTNVFVHVEATRAGAGIGFLPCFLADRHPDLVRLLPGEFAERLPYWLVLRPDSLRQPAVAAVADALRRRTAAMQDALLGAVTAIDA, from the coding sequence ATGAACGCATCGCTCGGAACCGCCGCCAGTCCCGACGATCTGCTGATCCTGCTGGCGGTCGCGCGCACCGGACGCTTCACGACCGCCGGAGAGAGCCTCGGATTGAACCACACCACGGTCTCTCGCCGGATCGCCGCGCTGGAGGTCGGGCTCGGCGGTCGGGCTCTGGCCCGCACCCCGGGCGGATGGGAGCTGACCGACCTGGGACGCCGCGCCGTGCGTGCCGCGGAAGACGTCGAGACCGCGTTGGCGAGCATCCACGAAGACGGCGAACAGGCCGACCAGATCGCCGGCGTCGTGCGCATCTCCGCCACCGACGGGTTCAGCGCATTCATCATCGCCCCCGCGCTCGCGCAGCTGCATCGGAGGCATCCGCGTCTCAGCGTCGAGATCGTCAACGTCACCCGCCGCGCTCTCCAGCATCGCTCAGGTCTCGACATGGAGGTCGTGGTCGGCGAGCCGCAGGTGCATCGGGCCGAGGCGATCCTGCTCGGTCACTACACGCTGGGAATGTACGCCGCGCGCAGCTATCTGGACGAGTTCGGCACACCCGCCGGCATCGCGGAGCTGAGCGAGCATCCGCTGGTCTACTTCGTCGACTCGATGCTGCAGGTCGATGTTCTCGACGCACCACGGCGCCTGGTCCCCGGCATGCGGGACTCGCTCAGCTCCACGAACGTCTTCGTGCACGTCGAGGCCACCAGGGCCGGAGCGGGAATCGGGTTCCTGCCCTGCTTCCTCGCCGACCGGCACCCCGATCTGGTGCGCCTGCTCCCGGGAGAGTTCGCCGAGCGGCTGCCGTACTGGCTCGTGCTGCGGCCGGACTCCCTGCGCCAACCGGCCGTGGCCGCGGTCGCGGATGCGCTGCGGCGACGCACGGCCGCCATGCAGGACGCGCTGCTGGGCGCCGTGACGGCGATCGATGCCTGA
- a CDS encoding TMEM175 family protein, whose product MTDRTSLRFSTERFKAFADAVVAIAMTLLILPLLEAVSDAGAKHLTTGEFFAENGGQLFSFALSFLLIANFWMEHHRQYTEVTEITPALLWINIAWLATIVWLPVPTAMLGQMDTDPLQETVYIGTLILTQVATLAAKLYLLRHPDLTSTPISRVRQDVAGDVAAIILFGLALGIAVVMVDQGYFALFLLFLTGILARALNRLWSRRAPGSEDETVGDDEPGGPRTRR is encoded by the coding sequence GTGACCGATCGCACGAGCCTCCGCTTCTCGACCGAGCGCTTCAAGGCGTTCGCCGACGCCGTCGTCGCGATCGCGATGACGCTGCTGATCCTGCCGCTGCTGGAAGCGGTGTCGGATGCCGGCGCGAAGCACCTGACCACCGGAGAGTTCTTCGCCGAGAACGGCGGCCAGCTTTTCAGCTTCGCGCTCAGCTTCCTGCTCATCGCGAATTTCTGGATGGAGCATCACCGGCAGTACACCGAGGTCACGGAGATCACCCCCGCGCTTCTCTGGATCAACATCGCGTGGCTGGCGACGATCGTCTGGCTGCCCGTGCCGACGGCGATGCTCGGGCAGATGGACACGGATCCCCTGCAGGAGACGGTCTACATCGGCACCCTGATCCTCACCCAGGTCGCCACACTCGCGGCGAAGCTCTACCTGCTGCGGCATCCGGATCTCACCAGCACGCCGATCTCACGCGTCCGGCAGGACGTGGCCGGCGACGTCGCCGCGATCATCCTCTTCGGCCTGGCGCTCGGGATCGCCGTCGTCATGGTCGATCAGGGCTACTTCGCGCTCTTCCTGCTCTTCCTCACCGGCATCCTCGCGCGCGCTCTGAACCGGCTCTGGTCGCGGCGGGCTCCGGGATCGGAGGATGAGACCGTCGGAGACGACGAACCGGGCGGTCCCCGTACACGCAGGTAG